The following proteins come from a genomic window of Rutidosis leptorrhynchoides isolate AG116_Rl617_1_P2 chromosome 10, CSIRO_AGI_Rlap_v1, whole genome shotgun sequence:
- the LOC139872911 gene encoding uncharacterized protein has protein sequence MNHCGMQQNSNYSPVVCPKPRRINLFNTTMNEPVRPLRWQICCQQEFYESEAGPELLDLILAKGGGYGESDQTCTQVASSPPYFCGSPPSRVCNPVIQDARFGDEKITPISLQPMVHNPTSVIPTPSPSSSRKGGCFRSNYGTKPAVRIEGFDCLNRDNRRNCSIPTLA, from the exons atgaatCACTGTGGGATGCAACAGAACAGTAACTATTCACCAGTGGTTTGTCCAAAACCAAGGAGGATCAATCTGTTTAATACCACCATGAATGAACCTGTTAGGCCTTTAAGATGGCAGATTTG CTGTCAACAAGAGTTTTATGAATCTGAAGCAGGCCCTGAGCTCTTGGACCTCATCCTTGCAAAG GGTGGTGGTTATGGTGAATCTGACCAAACATGTACACAAGTTGCCTCGTCGCCCCCTTATTTTTGCGGGTCACCACCGAGTAGAGTTTGTAACCCTGTAATTCAAGACGCTCGATTTGGGGACGAAAAGATTACTCCGATTTCACTGCAACCAATGGTTCATAATCCGACTTCTGTTATACCAACTCCGTCCCCATCTTCATCTCGAAAAGGAGGTTGTTTCCGCTCTAACTACGGTACCAAACCAGCAGTAAGGATCGAGGGATTCGATTGCCTTAACAGGGACAATCGTCGCAATTGCAGCATCCCTACTCTGGCTTGA